One segment of Fundidesulfovibrio soli DNA contains the following:
- a CDS encoding CBS and ACT domain-containing protein — protein sequence MLIRDWMTKDVICVQPETSMMKASKLMREHKISRLPVVDDSNRLLGIVSDRDLKEASPSKATSLDMHELYYLLSEIKVKDIMTKTPLAVKPSETVEKAAVLMMNNNFGGLPVVDENLKVVGILTDSDVFKVLVNITGITEGGVQLAFSLPNSPGSLKSVMDDLKGYEARIISVLTSFTHADEGHRDVYIRIHDPDKAVLTRMVDELGQKYTLLYWVRDNLKPIVA from the coding sequence ATGCTTATCCGCGACTGGATGACCAAAGACGTGATCTGCGTGCAGCCCGAGACATCCATGATGAAGGCCTCAAAGCTCATGCGCGAGCATAAAATCAGCAGGCTGCCGGTTGTGGACGACTCCAACCGCCTGCTGGGCATCGTCTCCGATCGCGACCTCAAGGAGGCTTCCCCCTCCAAGGCCACATCGCTGGACATGCACGAGCTGTACTATCTGCTCTCCGAGATCAAGGTCAAAGACATCATGACCAAGACGCCTCTGGCCGTGAAGCCCTCGGAGACCGTGGAAAAGGCCGCCGTGCTCATGATGAACAACAACTTCGGCGGCCTGCCCGTGGTTGACGAAAACCTCAAGGTCGTGGGCATCCTCACCGACTCCGACGTGTTCAAGGTGCTGGTGAACATCACCGGCATCACCGAAGGCGGCGTGCAGCTGGCCTTCAGCCTGCCCAACAGCCCCGGCAGCCTCAAGTCCGTCATGGACGACCTCAAGGGCTACGAAGCCCGCATCATCAGCGTGCTTACCAGCTTCACCCACGCCGACGAAGGCCACCGCGACGTGTACATCCGCATCCACGACCCCGATAAGGCCGTGCTCACCCGCATGGTGGACGAACTGGGCCAGAAGTACACCCTGCTCTACTGGGTGCGCGACAACCTGAAGCCCATCGTCGCCTAG
- a CDS encoding LytR/AlgR family response regulator transcription factor: protein MPHVKTLIIHADPAVRAGLRQILAGVDFLRVLGEAATAFEAMEMLEAIPYGVFFVGPDLPGPTSGIELAQMLAGRRQRPALVFVAPDESQAYKAFELGAADYLIWPVTPQRLELTLTRLRGLSPGFKEVQPAGAWPEERSASAQDDQQTLQLPIDEDEEGPFISALKNAWDLTLKRKPVDIEKLPITLDGRTLLLPYPHILFVEAYEDYSFVHTAQQKFLTSYRLKNLEERLASHGFFRVHRKFLVNLEAVTEIASLPGGQFMLRTQGKTRIELPISRRRIGELKQVLGL from the coding sequence ATGCCGCATGTGAAGACCCTGATCATCCACGCCGACCCGGCCGTGCGCGCCGGGCTGCGTCAGATTCTCGCCGGGGTGGACTTCCTGCGCGTGCTGGGCGAGGCGGCCACGGCCTTCGAGGCCATGGAGATGCTGGAGGCCATCCCCTACGGGGTGTTCTTCGTCGGGCCGGACCTGCCCGGCCCCACCTCGGGCATCGAGCTGGCCCAGATGCTGGCGGGCCGCCGCCAGCGCCCGGCGCTGGTCTTCGTGGCCCCTGACGAGTCCCAGGCCTACAAGGCCTTCGAGCTGGGCGCGGCCGACTACCTCATCTGGCCGGTGACGCCCCAGCGCCTGGAACTGACGCTCACCCGCCTGCGCGGGCTCTCGCCCGGCTTCAAGGAGGTCCAGCCCGCCGGGGCCTGGCCCGAGGAGCGCTCCGCCAGCGCCCAGGACGACCAGCAGACCCTCCAGCTGCCCATCGATGAGGACGAGGAGGGCCCCTTCATCTCCGCCCTCAAGAACGCCTGGGACCTGACCCTCAAGCGCAAGCCGGTGGACATCGAGAAGCTGCCCATCACCCTGGACGGCCGCACCCTGCTCCTGCCGTACCCGCACATCCTTTTCGTGGAGGCCTACGAGGACTACTCCTTCGTGCACACGGCGCAGCAGAAGTTCCTGACCTCCTACCGCCTGAAGAACCTGGAGGAGCGCCTGGCGTCCCACGGGTTCTTCAGGGTGCATCGCAAATTCCTCGTGAACCTGGAGGCCGTCACCGAGATCGCCAGCCTGCCCGGGGGCCAGTTCATGCTGCGCACCCAGGGCAAAACCCGCATCGAACTGCCCATCAGCCGCCGCCGCATCGGGGAGCTGAAGCAGGTCCTCGGTCTATGA
- the acs gene encoding acetate--CoA ligase, which yields METGLVDSLLREERVFRPLPQVVREANMGQNELKAALKLADLDYRLFWEEQAAELDWFEKWTQVLDESTPPFYRWFTGGKCNLVHNALDRHIHTVNKNKLAIIWEGESGECRKYTYYELFRDVCRFANALRSLGVGKGDRILIFLPPLPETVITMLATAKIGAVQTLVFAGYSTKSLRERIESCKPKVIVTADGFYRNGRVINLKSVVDEALFGEDCDCTESVIVVHRAGVELDMVEPRDLRYEDLLRQERPQAPTEVMDAEDPLFLLYTSGATGKPKGLVHTHGGYMVGVHSTYRWVMDVKPTDLYLCTADPGWITGHSYVVFGPLMAGTTVVLYEGHPLYPQADRLWAIVARYGVTILYTTPTLIRMLMRYGGQYPRRHDLSTLRLLGSVGEPIGPEPWVWFHKYIGRSECPLLDTWWQTETGMFMVSPLPISLLKPGSAGRPLPGVDVDVVDRAGNPAGPDKGGFVVVRKPWPAMARTLWHDDEGYKKAYWDKIPGVYFAGDVARKDEDGYFWFQGRADDVLNIGGHRIGPAEVEAALTAHKAVVEAAVIGVPDPIKGEAAKCFVVRAEEWHKDFDSEDELIKSLTTHIHRELGPFVAVRSFAFRDRLPHTKSGKIMRRLLRAEETGAAPGDVSSLEDE from the coding sequence ATGGAAACCGGCCTCGTCGATAGCCTTCTCAGGGAAGAACGGGTCTTCCGCCCACTGCCCCAGGTGGTGCGCGAAGCCAACATGGGCCAGAACGAGCTCAAGGCCGCACTGAAGCTGGCGGACCTGGACTACCGCCTGTTCTGGGAGGAGCAGGCCGCCGAGCTGGACTGGTTCGAGAAGTGGACCCAGGTCCTGGACGAATCCACTCCGCCCTTTTACCGCTGGTTCACCGGCGGCAAGTGCAACCTGGTGCACAACGCGCTGGACCGCCACATCCACACGGTCAACAAGAACAAGCTGGCCATCATCTGGGAGGGCGAATCCGGCGAGTGCCGCAAGTACACCTATTACGAGCTCTTCCGCGACGTCTGCCGCTTCGCCAACGCCCTGCGCTCCCTGGGCGTGGGCAAGGGCGACCGCATCCTGATCTTCCTGCCGCCCCTGCCCGAGACCGTCATCACCATGCTGGCCACGGCCAAGATCGGCGCGGTGCAGACCCTGGTCTTCGCGGGCTACTCCACCAAATCCCTGCGGGAGCGCATCGAGAGCTGCAAGCCCAAGGTGATCGTCACGGCGGACGGCTTCTACCGCAACGGCCGCGTCATCAACCTCAAGTCCGTGGTGGACGAGGCCCTCTTCGGGGAGGACTGCGACTGCACCGAGTCCGTCATCGTGGTGCACCGCGCCGGGGTGGAGCTGGACATGGTGGAGCCGCGCGACCTGCGCTACGAGGACCTGCTGCGCCAGGAGCGCCCCCAGGCCCCCACCGAGGTCATGGACGCGGAGGACCCGCTCTTCCTGCTCTACACCTCCGGGGCCACGGGCAAGCCCAAGGGCCTGGTGCACACCCACGGCGGCTACATGGTGGGCGTGCACTCCACCTACCGCTGGGTCATGGACGTCAAGCCAACGGACCTCTACCTCTGCACGGCGGACCCGGGCTGGATCACCGGGCACAGCTACGTGGTGTTCGGGCCGCTCATGGCGGGCACCACGGTGGTGCTCTACGAGGGCCACCCGCTCTACCCGCAGGCGGACAGGCTCTGGGCCATCGTGGCCCGCTACGGCGTGACCATCCTCTACACCACGCCCACGCTCATCCGCATGCTCATGCGCTACGGAGGGCAGTACCCGCGCCGCCACGACCTCTCCACCCTGCGCCTGCTGGGCAGCGTGGGCGAGCCCATAGGCCCCGAGCCGTGGGTCTGGTTCCACAAGTACATCGGGCGCAGCGAGTGCCCCCTGCTGGACACCTGGTGGCAGACCGAGACGGGCATGTTCATGGTCTCCCCGCTGCCCATCTCGCTTTTGAAGCCCGGCAGCGCCGGTCGGCCCCTGCCCGGGGTGGACGTGGACGTGGTGGACCGGGCCGGCAATCCCGCCGGGCCGGACAAGGGCGGCTTCGTGGTGGTGCGCAAGCCCTGGCCCGCCATGGCCCGCACCCTCTGGCACGACGACGAGGGCTACAAGAAAGCCTATTGGGATAAGATTCCCGGGGTCTATTTCGCGGGCGACGTGGCCCGCAAGGACGAGGACGGCTACTTCTGGTTCCAGGGCCGCGCCGACGACGTGCTCAACATCGGCGGGCACCGCATCGGACCCGCCGAGGTGGAGGCCGCGCTCACCGCGCACAAGGCCGTGGTGGAGGCCGCCGTCATCGGCGTGCCCGACCCCATCAAGGGCGAGGCCGCCAAGTGCTTCGTGGTGCGCGCCGAGGAGTGGCACAAGGACTTCGACTCCGAGGACGAGCTGATCAAGTCGCTCACCACGCACATCCACCGCGAGCTGGGGCCTTTCGTGGCGGTGCGGTCCTTCGCCTTCCGCGACCGCCTGCCCCACACCAAGAGCGGCAAGATCATGCGCAGGCTTCTGCGCGCCGAAGAGACGGGGGCAGCCCCGGGGGACGTCTCCAGCCTCGAGGACGAGTAG
- a CDS encoding PAS domain-containing protein yields MDEPQTPTREELEAENERLRQALKQLEAAEAVRKRAHARLQAECEAFRSVFDESPVMQIWFDREGRVLRVNKAAMAAASLDQPPQDFSVFTDPQLIMLGVPGYFRQALAGTTVRMPRYVFNAHRTHGPAQDLDMVLETVLYPVFGADGAVDSVVVQHFDVTELARAQEAARSAGAPPESGGAQG; encoded by the coding sequence ATGGACGAGCCGCAGACACCCACTCGGGAGGAGCTCGAGGCGGAGAACGAGCGCCTGCGCCAGGCCCTCAAGCAACTGGAGGCCGCCGAGGCGGTGCGCAAGCGGGCCCACGCCCGGCTGCAGGCCGAGTGCGAGGCTTTCCGCTCCGTGTTCGACGAAAGCCCCGTCATGCAGATCTGGTTCGACAGGGAGGGCCGCGTGCTGCGCGTGAACAAGGCCGCCATGGCCGCCGCCAGCCTGGACCAGCCTCCGCAGGACTTCTCCGTGTTCACCGACCCCCAGCTCATCATGCTCGGCGTGCCGGGCTACTTCCGGCAGGCCCTGGCCGGGACCACCGTGCGCATGCCGCGCTACGTCTTCAACGCCCACAGAACCCACGGGCCCGCCCAGGACCTGGACATGGTCCTGGAGACGGTGCTGTACCCGGTGTTCGGGGCTGACGGCGCGGTGGATTCCGTGGTGGTGCAGCACTTCGACGTCACCGAACTGGCCCGTGCCCAGGAGGCCGCGCGTAGCGCGGGCGCGCCCCCTGAGAGTGGGGGCGCCCAGGGCTGA
- a CDS encoding Bax inhibitor-1/YccA family protein, which yields MYNAANAQQTLSRAETLNAFMRGVYGWMAAGLGLTAVVAVMVASSPSLLKIVFNPVVLIVLILAELGLVVGLSARINRMAAGTATGLFMAYSALNGVTLSSIFLAYTATSITSAFAVSAGMFLAMSVYGMVTKRDLTSLGSFMFMGLIGIIIASLVNIFLQSSAMAFIINCVGVLVFTGLTAYDTQRLKDMGAAAPMGDATALRRGSILGALTLYLDFINLFLIMLRFFGGNRD from the coding sequence ATGTATAATGCCGCAAACGCTCAACAGACCCTTTCCCGCGCCGAGACGCTGAACGCCTTCATGCGCGGCGTCTATGGCTGGATGGCGGCCGGCCTCGGCCTGACCGCCGTCGTCGCCGTGATGGTGGCATCCAGCCCGTCCCTCTTAAAGATCGTCTTCAACCCCGTCGTGCTCATCGTGCTCATCCTGGCCGAGCTGGGCCTGGTGGTGGGGCTCTCGGCCCGCATCAACCGCATGGCCGCGGGCACGGCCACGGGCCTGTTCATGGCCTACAGCGCCCTGAACGGCGTGACCCTCTCCAGCATCTTCCTGGCCTACACGGCCACGTCCATCACTTCGGCCTTCGCCGTGAGCGCGGGCATGTTCCTGGCCATGAGCGTGTACGGCATGGTCACCAAGCGCGACCTGACCAGCCTGGGCAGCTTCATGTTCATGGGGCTCATCGGCATCATCATCGCGTCGCTGGTGAACATCTTCCTGCAAAGCAGCGCCATGGCCTTCATCATCAACTGCGTGGGCGTGCTGGTGTTCACCGGCCTCACCGCCTATGACACCCAGCGCCTCAAGGACATGGGCGCCGCCGCCCCCATGGGCGACGCCACGGCCCTGCGCCGCGGCTCCATCCTGGGCGCGCTGACCCTCTACCTGGACTTCATCAACCTGTTCCTGATCATGCTGCGCTTCTTCGGCGGCAACCGCGACTAA
- a CDS encoding tetraacyldisaccharide 4'-kinase yields the protein MQDILLWQQRLRPLLAPVGAANALAGRIREALRRKGLPPSWTPPAPAVGVGSISSVARGKVMLSAWLLGWAKAKGLAPALLASPGDGDPDDMPLSVLPSTPPALCGTEAGLLSLYHPETVILADDNPVRAGKSAWETVRPDLFILHDLFSDLSVRRKCDIVLLGPHDLDKGWNRALPAGFWREGATALNRAGAFVLHLWPDELPLRETLAKRRLERFAKPVFTVWPKIWQLRGPGGETAESLGGEPYMLVAPHSSQDVAAKAAQQFLGLPPRLRVAFPDGHRFSPQDQQQLAADAARMKTPHVLATPEAALRLGGVPGRTLWTWDPEVVLGPCLLTGARFTPWWETTWVDILHAS from the coding sequence ATGCAGGACATCCTTCTCTGGCAACAACGGCTCAGGCCCCTGCTGGCTCCCGTGGGCGCTGCCAACGCCCTGGCCGGGCGCATCAGGGAGGCCCTGCGCCGCAAAGGCCTGCCCCCCAGCTGGACGCCCCCGGCCCCGGCGGTCGGCGTTGGCTCCATCTCCTCCGTGGCCAGGGGCAAGGTCATGCTCTCGGCCTGGCTGCTGGGCTGGGCCAAAGCCAAGGGGCTGGCCCCGGCGCTGCTGGCCAGCCCAGGCGACGGCGATCCGGACGACATGCCCCTCTCCGTGCTGCCGAGCACGCCTCCGGCCCTGTGCGGCACCGAGGCGGGCCTGCTTTCGCTCTACCATCCCGAGACGGTCATCCTGGCCGACGACAACCCCGTGCGCGCCGGCAAGTCCGCCTGGGAGACCGTGCGCCCGGACCTGTTCATCCTGCACGATCTTTTCTCCGACCTCTCCGTCCGGCGGAAATGCGACATCGTCCTGCTCGGCCCCCACGACCTGGACAAGGGCTGGAACCGCGCGCTGCCGGCCGGGTTCTGGCGGGAGGGCGCCACGGCGCTCAACCGGGCCGGGGCCTTCGTGCTGCACCTCTGGCCTGACGAGCTGCCACTGCGCGAGACCCTGGCCAAGCGCAGGCTGGAGCGCTTCGCCAAACCGGTGTTCACCGTGTGGCCCAAGATCTGGCAGCTTCGCGGTCCTGGCGGCGAAACCGCCGAGAGCCTGGGCGGCGAGCCCTACATGCTGGTGGCCCCGCACTCCAGCCAGGACGTGGCCGCAAAGGCCGCGCAGCAGTTCCTGGGCCTGCCTCCCCGGCTGCGCGTGGCCTTCCCCGACGGGCACCGCTTCTCCCCGCAGGACCAGCAGCAGCTGGCCGCCGACGCCGCCCGCATGAAGACCCCCCACGTGCTGGCCACCCCCGAGGCGGCCCTGCGCCTGGGCGGAGTGCCTGGCCGCACCCTCTGGACCTGGGACCCGGAAGTGGTCCTTGGCCCCTGCCTGCTAACAGGCGCGCGCTTCACACCCTGGTGGGAGACCACCTGGGTGGATATTCTGCACGCATCCTGA
- a CDS encoding HAMP domain-containing methyl-accepting chemotaxis protein: MRNLKLGVKIGLGFGVLILIAGVLGGMAMLNMYSVGKQADRLAMEVAPQVAVANEIERDALDTMLQTRGYGYTGDDKFWDLAQKGFTEVEKNIASARELVQKYPGLTQLKQNADKAAQALAEFKKYTLQTRDMMKAQEANLKEMDTAAAAFTKNADDFYSSQRDAGLADIDAKADMAVLKDRLHKLDWMEDIIIEGDAIRIATLKAIAMRDSKLIKDAMVKFDSIEKNYERIRPLVRREENIRQLEGLRKAIETYRGAMAVTIRIMDQSVELAGKRLETSEAVLAAARELSEVGVKQTQESTLAASQSLASASTVMAVGLVVALLLGVVVAIVITRGITGPVIKGVTFAQKMAEGDMTQELDVDQKDEIGVLAEALRTMVQRLSEVMGEVVEGANNVASGSQQLSATAESLSQGAAEQAASVEEVSSSMEEMASNIQQNADNSLQTEAMALKAAKDAEEGGQAVVQTVGAMRQIAEKISIIEEIARQTNLLALNAAIEAARAGEHGKGFAVVAAEVRKLAERSGHAAAEISSLSSESVAVAEKAGQMLGAIVPDIKKTAELVQEIAAASKEQNAGADQINKAVQQLDQVIQQNASASEEMASTSEELSSQAEQLLATVGFFKLKSASARSAPRALPSMGMMPRAGAAMRKAAPPRKGVVLHMGPDAHGDADFEKF; the protein is encoded by the coding sequence ATGCGCAATTTGAAACTCGGGGTGAAGATCGGCCTGGGCTTCGGCGTACTCATACTGATCGCCGGGGTGCTCGGAGGCATGGCCATGCTGAACATGTATTCGGTGGGCAAGCAGGCCGACCGCCTGGCCATGGAAGTGGCCCCGCAGGTGGCCGTGGCCAACGAGATCGAGCGCGACGCGCTGGACACCATGCTCCAGACCCGGGGCTACGGCTACACGGGGGACGACAAGTTCTGGGACCTCGCGCAGAAAGGGTTCACCGAGGTGGAGAAGAACATCGCCTCCGCCCGGGAGCTGGTCCAGAAATATCCAGGCCTCACCCAGCTGAAGCAGAACGCTGACAAGGCCGCCCAGGCCCTGGCCGAATTCAAGAAATACACTCTGCAGACCCGTGATATGATGAAGGCGCAAGAGGCCAACCTCAAGGAAATGGACACGGCGGCGGCCGCCTTCACCAAGAACGCGGACGACTTTTACTCCAGCCAACGCGACGCGGGCCTGGCGGATATCGACGCCAAAGCAGACATGGCCGTCCTCAAGGATCGGCTGCACAAGCTGGACTGGATGGAGGACATCATTATCGAAGGCGATGCCATCCGTATCGCCACCCTCAAAGCCATCGCCATGCGCGACTCCAAGTTGATCAAGGACGCCATGGTCAAATTCGATTCCATAGAAAAGAACTACGAGCGCATCCGCCCTCTGGTCCGCCGGGAGGAAAACATCCGCCAGCTCGAAGGTCTGAGGAAAGCCATTGAAACCTACAGGGGGGCCATGGCCGTCACCATCCGCATCATGGACCAGTCCGTGGAGCTGGCCGGCAAGCGGCTGGAGACCAGCGAGGCCGTGCTCGCGGCCGCGCGGGAACTCTCCGAGGTGGGCGTGAAGCAGACCCAGGAGTCCACTCTCGCCGCCTCCCAGAGCCTCGCCAGCGCCTCCACGGTCATGGCCGTGGGCCTCGTGGTGGCCCTGCTGCTGGGCGTGGTGGTGGCCATCGTCATCACCCGGGGCATCACCGGGCCGGTGATCAAGGGCGTTACCTTCGCCCAGAAGATGGCTGAAGGCGACATGACCCAGGAACTCGACGTGGACCAGAAGGACGAGATCGGCGTGCTTGCCGAGGCCCTGCGCACCATGGTCCAGCGCCTGAGCGAGGTGATGGGCGAAGTCGTGGAAGGGGCCAACAACGTGGCCTCGGGCAGCCAGCAGCTGTCCGCCACGGCGGAGTCCCTCTCCCAGGGCGCCGCCGAGCAGGCCGCAAGCGTGGAGGAGGTCTCCTCCTCCATGGAGGAGATGGCCTCCAACATCCAGCAGAACGCGGACAATTCCCTGCAGACCGAGGCCATGGCCCTCAAGGCCGCCAAGGACGCCGAGGAGGGCGGGCAGGCAGTTGTTCAGACCGTGGGTGCCATGAGGCAGATCGCGGAGAAGATCTCCATCATCGAGGAGATAGCCCGACAGACCAACCTCCTGGCGCTCAACGCCGCCATCGAGGCCGCCCGCGCGGGCGAACACGGCAAGGGCTTCGCGGTCGTGGCCGCGGAGGTGCGCAAGCTGGCCGAGCGCTCGGGCCACGCCGCGGCGGAGATCTCGTCGCTGTCGTCCGAGTCGGTGGCTGTGGCCGAGAAGGCCGGGCAGATGCTCGGGGCCATCGTGCCGGACATCAAGAAAACCGCCGAGCTGGTGCAGGAGATCGCCGCAGCCTCCAAGGAGCAGAACGCCGGGGCCGACCAGATCAACAAGGCCGTGCAGCAGCTGGACCAGGTGATCCAGCAGAACGCCTCGGCCTCGGAGGAGATGGCCTCCACCTCGGAGGAGCTCTCCAGCCAGGCCGAGCAGCTGCTGGCCACCGTGGGCTTCTTCAAGCTCAAGAGCGCCTCCGCCCGCAGCGCCCCCAGGGCCCTCCCGTCCATGGGCATGATGCCTCGCGCTGGCGCTGCCATGCGCAAGGCCGCACCCCCCCGCAAAGGCGTTGTGTTGCACATGGGGCCGGACGCTCACGGCGATGCCGACTTCGAGAAATTCTAA
- a CDS encoding chemotaxis protein CheW: protein MSESTNQYLTFTLGEEVFALDIASVREVLELTSITKVPRTPEHIRGVINLRGRAVPVVDVRLKFGMPPAENTVDTCIIIVEVSLGGEQTVLGALADSVQEVMDIEPGDVEPAPRMGTSVKADFIKGIGRHGEGFIILLDIDRVFTEEELSQLASAGEGE, encoded by the coding sequence GTGAGCGAAAGCACCAACCAGTATCTGACCTTCACCCTCGGGGAGGAGGTGTTCGCGCTGGACATCGCCTCGGTGCGCGAAGTCCTGGAGCTGACCTCCATCACCAAGGTGCCGCGCACCCCGGAGCACATCCGGGGGGTCATCAACCTGCGCGGCAGGGCCGTGCCCGTGGTGGACGTGCGCCTCAAGTTCGGCATGCCCCCCGCCGAGAACACGGTGGACACCTGCATCATCATCGTGGAGGTCAGCCTCGGCGGAGAGCAGACCGTGCTCGGCGCGCTGGCCGACTCCGTGCAGGAGGTCATGGACATCGAACCCGGCGACGTGGAGCCCGCTCCGCGCATGGGCACGTCCGTCAAGGCGGACTTCATCAAGGGGATCGGCAGGCACGGCGAGGGCTTCATCATCCTGCTGGACATAGACCGCGTGTTCACCGAGGAGGAGCTCTCCCAGCTGGCTTCGGCCGGAGAGGGCGAATAG
- a CDS encoding aminotransferase class V-fold PLP-dependent enzyme, whose protein sequence is MIPNQRELFGIPDDVVYFNCAYTSPLPAPVEQAGREAVALKRTPWKLPQELFISGPERTRAAFAAVLGCDPEGVALVPAVSYAMAVAARNLPLAEDRSVLVLDEQFPSNVYPWLKMAPGRVKAVPRPKEGSWSDAVLAAVTPEVGLVAMPNCHWTDGTVFDLAAVRAACDAVGAHLVVDATQSLGAMPFDMAAVRPDALAASGHKWLLGPYGVSYLYLDAKWRDGEPLEENWLNREGSEDFSRLTEYRDGYRPGSRRFDMGEVSNFALMPMAATALELIAAWGVENVAASIKPVVTRLAVMGQAFGLTPVPEAERAPHMIGLKLVNRLAKPVVQGMVYQNVFASARGSIIRLAPHLFATGRDIELFTNALARNLST, encoded by the coding sequence ATGATCCCCAACCAGCGAGAACTCTTCGGCATTCCCGACGACGTGGTCTACTTCAACTGCGCCTACACCTCCCCCCTGCCCGCCCCCGTGGAGCAGGCCGGGCGCGAGGCCGTGGCGCTCAAGCGCACCCCCTGGAAGCTCCCCCAGGAGCTTTTCATCAGCGGCCCCGAGCGCACCCGCGCCGCCTTCGCCGCCGTGCTCGGCTGCGACCCCGAGGGCGTGGCCCTGGTGCCCGCCGTGTCCTACGCCATGGCCGTGGCCGCCCGGAACCTGCCCCTGGCCGAGGACCGCTCCGTGCTGGTGCTCGACGAGCAGTTCCCCTCCAACGTGTACCCCTGGCTGAAGATGGCCCCTGGCCGCGTGAAGGCGGTGCCCCGGCCCAAGGAGGGCTCCTGGTCCGACGCGGTTCTGGCCGCCGTGACCCCCGAGGTGGGCCTGGTGGCCATGCCCAACTGCCACTGGACCGACGGCACCGTGTTCGACCTGGCCGCCGTGCGCGCCGCCTGCGACGCCGTGGGCGCGCACCTGGTGGTGGACGCCACGCAGTCGCTCGGGGCCATGCCCTTCGACATGGCAGCCGTGCGCCCGGACGCGCTGGCCGCCTCGGGCCACAAGTGGCTGCTCGGGCCCTACGGCGTGAGCTACCTCTACCTGGACGCCAAGTGGCGCGACGGCGAGCCCCTGGAGGAGAACTGGCTCAACCGCGAAGGCAGCGAGGATTTCTCCCGCCTGACCGAATACCGCGACGGCTACCGCCCCGGTTCGCGCCGCTTCGACATGGGCGAGGTGAGCAATTTCGCGCTCATGCCCATGGCTGCCACTGCGCTGGAGCTCATCGCCGCCTGGGGCGTGGAGAACGTGGCCGCCTCCATCAAGCCCGTGGTCACGCGGCTGGCTGTCATGGGGCAGGCCTTCGGGCTCACCCCCGTTCCCGAGGCGGAGCGCGCCCCGCACATGATCGGCCTCAAGCTGGTCAACCGCCTGGCGAAGCCCGTGGTGCAGGGCATGGTCTACCAGAACGTGTTCGCCAGCGCGCGCGGCTCCATCATCCGCCTGGCCCCGCATTTGTTCGCCACCGGCCGCGACATAGAGCTGTTCACCAACGCCCTGGCGCGCAACCTCTCCACGTAG